From the Candidatus Peribacteria bacterium genome, one window contains:
- a CDS encoding class I SAM-dependent methyltransferase, producing MTSVLAASDKGERYARIAAVGYDYASIPKMAVTCCNLCNGKDLKVISHYDRYGFSAPACMCNTCGLVFLNPVMTSTGYTEFYAHMYRPLLTAYYNQPYTAETIQPEAEIYALALMERLRPFATVFAGQRALDIGGSIGAVAGALLREWNTETTVLDPSPDELKKAEARGAHGMQGRIEDLPQTDQSFPLITLCRTVDHLTDIASALRMIRSCIADGGLFFVDIVDLYRACAQKDNDLMEAVKIDHPYYLTTATMRTYLARAGWRIMAEDLYGSLHTGFFCTPAEPDPEAMPSAASVQIMEDFLQTIHSSSARYA from the coding sequence TACGATTATGCCTCTATCCCAAAGATGGCAGTGACCTGCTGCAATTTGTGCAACGGGAAAGATTTGAAGGTCATCTCGCATTATGACCGGTACGGATTTTCTGCTCCTGCATGCATGTGCAACACCTGCGGGCTCGTGTTTCTGAATCCTGTCATGACATCTACCGGATATACGGAATTCTATGCCCATATGTATCGCCCTCTTCTCACCGCGTATTACAATCAACCCTACACTGCAGAGACCATTCAGCCGGAGGCGGAGATCTATGCACTGGCACTCATGGAGCGCCTGCGTCCGTTTGCAACTGTGTTTGCCGGACAACGGGCGCTGGATATCGGCGGGTCCATTGGTGCGGTTGCCGGTGCGCTTCTCAGAGAATGGAATACAGAGACAACGGTCCTCGATCCTTCGCCTGATGAATTGAAAAAAGCAGAAGCGCGCGGCGCACATGGTATGCAGGGTCGCATAGAAGATCTTCCACAAACCGATCAGTCATTCCCACTCATCACGCTTTGCCGGACCGTGGATCATCTGACCGATATTGCATCGGCTCTGCGGATGATTCGTTCCTGCATAGCGGATGGCGGATTATTTTTTGTGGATATTGTTGATCTCTATCGTGCCTGTGCACAGAAAGACAATGATCTGATGGAAGCGGTGAAAATCGATCATCCGTATTATCTCACCACAGCCACAATGCGCACGTATCTTGCGCGTGCAGGATGGCGGATTATGGCGGAGGATCTGTATGGGTCATTGCATACAGGATTTTTCTGCACACCCGCAGAACCCGATCCGGAGGCAATGCCGTCCGCTGCATCAGTGCAGATTATGGAAGATTTTCTCCAGACTATCCATTCCTCCTCGGCCCGGTATGCGTAA
- a CDS encoding acylneuraminate cytidylyltransferase family protein, which yields MRNTSGPILGIIPARSGSQGVPHKNIRLLGGKPLLQHSVQSALASGIFDRIILSTDSPEYASIGEAAGAEVPFLRPAELSGHDVPIQGVLEHVVHSVEQSGWSPSLVFLLNPTCPFREPSHFLSALEVLRTCECDSVVSVQPVPLCLCPHYVLRMEGGTLQPFLAEGAQVYRRQDVTPAYVRDGLIYGVHRDVLMEKHTLYGDDCRPLFFSVPDHVNIDTEADWQHAEHVCRMREEAAFTAMPAGALSPAR from the coding sequence ATGCGTAACACGTCCGGTCCGATCCTCGGCATTATTCCTGCGCGTAGCGGGTCCCAAGGGGTGCCGCATAAAAATATACGGCTGCTTGGAGGAAAGCCGCTTTTGCAGCACAGCGTCCAATCGGCACTCGCGTCCGGTATCTTCGATCGCATCATTCTTTCCACCGATTCTCCTGAATATGCCTCCATCGGCGAAGCGGCCGGTGCAGAGGTGCCATTTCTTCGTCCTGCAGAATTGTCCGGGCATGATGTGCCCATTCAGGGTGTTCTGGAACACGTCGTGCACTCGGTGGAACAAAGCGGCTGGAGTCCGTCACTTGTGTTTCTGCTGAATCCCACTTGTCCGTTTCGTGAGCCTTCACATTTTCTTTCCGCTCTGGAGGTGCTTCGTACATGCGAATGCGATTCCGTTGTGAGTGTTCAGCCGGTGCCGCTTTGTCTGTGTCCGCATTATGTCCTGCGCATGGAAGGTGGGACGCTCCAACCGTTTTTGGCCGAGGGGGCACAGGTGTATCGCCGGCAGGATGTGACACCGGCATACGTGCGTGACGGACTTATCTATGGTGTGCATCGCGATGTGCTGATGGAAAAGCACACACTCTATGGCGATGATTGCCGGCCTCTCTTTTTCTCCGTGCCGGACCATGTGAATATCGATACTGAAGCAGACTGGCAGCACGCCGAGCACGTCTGTCGCATGCGTGAAGAGGCTGCATTTACAGCAATGCCAGCAGGTGCCTTGTCTCCTGCGCGGTAA